A genomic window from Massilia sp. METH4 includes:
- a CDS encoding YkgJ family cysteine cluster protein, which yields MNCRDHCGACCTAPSITSPIPGMPNGKPAGVRCVQLDDDNRCRIFGKPERPAFCGGLQPSAEMCGADREQAMLWLGELERITAPVA from the coding sequence ATGAACTGCCGCGACCATTGCGGTGCGTGCTGCACCGCCCCTTCGATCACCAGCCCAATCCCCGGCATGCCGAACGGCAAGCCGGCCGGCGTGCGTTGCGTGCAGCTCGATGACGACAACCGCTGCCGGATCTTCGGCAAGCCGGAGCGGCCGGCGTTCTGTGGTGGGTTGCAGCCTTCGGCCGAGATGTGCGGGGCGGATCGCGAGCAGGCGATGCTTTGGTTGGGGGAACTGGAGCGCATCACCGCACCGGTAGCCTAG
- a CDS encoding LacI family DNA-binding transcriptional regulator: MGDDSNGDDTRRRRRKGLGLTLRDVARLANVAPITASRALNTPDAVSDEILQRVKDAVERTGYVPNLLAGGLASRRSRLVAAVVPTITGSVFLETVQALTETLAANGYQMMLGQSGYHGSREDALLETIIGRRPDGVILTGIMHSTLARRRLVASGIPVVETWDLTPTPVDMLVGFSHEKVGAAVAQFLHKRGRRRIACISADDERALRRNLAFANAAQALGADVVPTHMVPAPSSVASGREGLRALLAKDASLDAIFCSSDMVALGVLTEAHVQGIRVPEQLAIIGLGDLAMSRELHPALTSVRVDGTLIGHTAAQYIMQRADGLTVAEPVRDVGFTIVERETT; this comes from the coding sequence ATGGGCGACGATTCCAACGGCGACGATACCAGGCGCCGCCGCCGCAAGGGCCTGGGCCTGACCTTGCGCGACGTGGCGCGGCTGGCGAACGTGGCGCCGATCACGGCATCGCGCGCGCTGAACACGCCCGACGCGGTGTCCGACGAGATCCTCCAGCGGGTAAAGGATGCCGTCGAGCGCACCGGCTACGTGCCCAACCTGCTCGCCGGCGGCCTGGCCTCGCGCCGCTCCCGGCTGGTGGCGGCCGTGGTACCGACCATTACCGGTTCCGTGTTCCTGGAAACGGTACAGGCGCTCACCGAAACGCTGGCCGCCAACGGCTACCAGATGATGCTCGGCCAGTCCGGCTACCATGGCTCGCGCGAAGATGCGCTGCTGGAAACGATCATCGGCCGCCGTCCCGATGGCGTAATCCTTACAGGCATCATGCACTCCACGCTGGCGCGGCGCCGGCTCGTCGCCAGCGGCATCCCCGTCGTGGAAACGTGGGACCTGACGCCGACGCCCGTCGACATGCTGGTGGGCTTTTCGCACGAAAAGGTGGGCGCCGCCGTCGCGCAGTTCCTGCACAAGCGGGGCCGGCGGCGCATCGCCTGCATCAGCGCCGACGACGAGCGCGCGCTCCGGCGCAACCTGGCCTTCGCCAACGCCGCCCAGGCGCTGGGCGCGGATGTGGTGCCGACGCACATGGTGCCCGCCCCCAGCTCCGTCGCCAGCGGCCGCGAAGGCTTGCGGGCACTGCTGGCAAAAGACGCTTCGCTGGACGCCATCTTCTGCAGCTCGGACATGGTGGCGCTGGGCGTGCTGACCGAGGCGCACGTGCAGGGCATCCGCGTGCCGGAGCAACTGGCGATCATCGGGCTGGGCGACCTGGCCATGTCGCGCGAGCTGCATCCCGCGCTCACTTCCGTGCGCGTCGACGGCACGCTGATCGGGCATACCGCCGCGCAGTACATCATGCAGCGGGCCGACGGGCTGACCGTGGCCGAGCCGGTGAGGGATGTGGGGTTTACGATCGTGGAGCGGGAGACTACCTAG
- the gudD gene encoding glucarate dehydratase: protein MNDTPVITSARVIPVAGRDSMLLNLSGAHAPFFTRNLLILTDSAGRQGVGEVPGGEAIRKTLEEAEALIVGRPVGDYNAVLNSARTAFASRDARGRGVQTFDLRVAIHAVTAIECAMLDLLGQFLGVPLAALLGEGQQRDQVPMLGYLFYIGDRNKTDLPYASEADAPDAWSRLRHEEALTPEAVVALAEAAYERYGFRDFKLKGGVLRGEEEIEAVTALAERFPGARITLDPNGGWLLKDAIRLCRDKGDVLAYAEDPCGPENGYSGREVMAEFRRATGLPTATNMIATDWREMSHAIALQSVTIPLADPHFWTMQGSVRVAQLCQAFGLTWGSHSNNHFDVSLAMFTHVAAAAPGNITAIDTHWIWQDGQRLTKEPLKIAGGLVDVPKKPGLGVELDMAEVEAAHQRYLGMGLGARNDAIAMQFLVPGWQFDSKRPCLVR, encoded by the coding sequence ATGAACGATACCCCGGTCATCACCTCTGCGCGCGTGATTCCCGTCGCGGGGCGGGACAGCATGCTGCTCAACCTCTCGGGCGCCCATGCGCCGTTCTTCACCCGCAATCTGCTGATCCTCACCGACAGTGCGGGGCGGCAGGGTGTCGGGGAGGTGCCGGGCGGCGAGGCGATCCGCAAGACGCTGGAAGAGGCCGAGGCGCTGATCGTCGGCCGCCCGGTCGGCGACTACAACGCCGTGCTGAACTCGGCGCGCACCGCCTTCGCCAGCCGCGATGCGCGCGGGCGCGGCGTGCAGACTTTCGACCTGCGCGTGGCGATCCACGCGGTGACGGCGATCGAATGCGCGATGCTCGACCTGCTCGGCCAGTTCCTCGGCGTCCCGCTGGCGGCGCTGCTGGGCGAAGGGCAGCAGCGCGACCAGGTGCCGATGCTGGGCTACCTGTTCTATATCGGCGACCGCAACAAGACCGACCTGCCGTACGCCAGCGAGGCCGATGCGCCGGACGCCTGGAGCCGGCTGCGCCACGAAGAAGCCCTGACGCCCGAGGCCGTGGTGGCGCTGGCCGAGGCGGCGTACGAGCGCTACGGCTTCCGCGACTTCAAGCTGAAGGGCGGCGTGCTGCGCGGCGAGGAGGAGATCGAGGCGGTCACCGCGCTGGCCGAGCGCTTCCCCGGGGCGCGCATCACGCTCGATCCGAACGGCGGCTGGCTGCTGAAGGATGCGATCCGGCTGTGCCGCGACAAGGGCGACGTGCTGGCCTATGCGGAAGACCCGTGCGGCCCGGAGAACGGCTACTCGGGCCGCGAGGTGATGGCCGAGTTCCGCCGCGCCACGGGCCTGCCGACCGCCACGAACATGATCGCCACCGACTGGCGCGAGATGAGCCATGCCATTGCCCTGCAATCGGTGACGATTCCACTGGCCGACCCGCATTTCTGGACCATGCAGGGTTCCGTGCGCGTGGCCCAGCTGTGCCAGGCCTTCGGCCTCACGTGGGGCTCGCATTCGAACAACCACTTCGACGTGTCGCTGGCCATGTTCACCCACGTGGCCGCGGCGGCGCCGGGCAATATCACGGCGATCGACACGCACTGGATCTGGCAGGATGGCCAGCGCCTGACGAAGGAGCCCTTGAAGATCGCCGGCGGCCTCGTCGACGTGCCGAAGAAGCCGGGCCTCGGCGTCGAGCTCGACATGGCCGAGGTGGAAGCGGCGCACCAGCGTTACCTGGGCATGGGCCTGGGGGCGCGCAACGACGCGATCGCCATGCAATTCCTGGTCCCCGGCTGGCAGTTCGACAGCAAACGGCCCTGCCTGGTGCGCTGA
- a CDS encoding glycoside hydrolase family 3 N-terminal domain-containing protein — MTLRPAALAVSLIAMPALSLAQDAIDRKVDALLKRMTLQEKVGQLHQLSGAEATGPEAAKRASQNSEIRAGNVGSVLNIKGAKETREAQALALQSRLKIPLLFGLDVIHGYRTVFPVPIGEAASWDLEAIEQSARVAAREAAAAGIHWTFAPMVDIGRDPRWGRVMEGAGEDTHLGSKIAVARVRGFQGAALGATDRVMATAKHFAAYGAAIAGRDYNAVDMSPQQLHEVYLPPFKAAADAGVATFMNSFNTLNGVPATGSALLQRDILKGEWKYRGFVVSDWASVKEMVLHGYAKDLSDAAVKAINAGSDMDMEGEAYIAHLAQAVKDGKVPQKNVDDAVRRILRKKFEMGLFDDPYRFSDPQREQAVLADPAHRAIARDVARKSLVLLKNERNVLPLAKNARHIAVIGPLADSRRDLEGGWVVSDVRGEVVSVLDGIRNGAPRAQVSHAAACAPGCATAEGFDAAVAAAAKADVIVLAVGETWDMSGEAKSRTDIGLPGRQTELFQRLKATGKPVVAVLFAGRPMIFNEIADHADAILYAWFPGSEGGNAVADVLFGDYNPSGKLPATFPRNLGQIPISYAQYNTGRPVVDEKDIVYRSAYIDSPNTPRYAFGHGKSYTEFGYSGVQLDRTVLRAGQTATLSFELENRGKVAGTEIAQLYIRDMVASVVRPLKELKGFAKVHLQPGERRRVTFTIDRDTLAFFNSQLKWGAEPGEFKLMVGSASDDVRLETTLHLQ; from the coding sequence ATGACGTTACGACCCGCCGCGCTGGCCGTGTCGCTGATCGCGATGCCCGCTCTCTCGCTTGCCCAGGATGCAATCGACCGCAAGGTCGATGCGCTGCTCAAGCGCATGACCTTGCAGGAAAAGGTGGGGCAGCTGCACCAGCTGTCCGGCGCCGAAGCCACGGGGCCGGAAGCGGCCAAGCGCGCCAGCCAGAATTCCGAGATCAGGGCCGGCAACGTGGGTTCCGTGCTCAACATCAAGGGGGCGAAGGAAACGCGCGAGGCGCAGGCGCTGGCGCTGCAATCGCGCCTGAAGATCCCGCTGCTGTTCGGGCTGGACGTCATCCACGGCTACCGGACCGTGTTCCCCGTGCCGATCGGCGAGGCGGCATCGTGGGACCTGGAAGCGATCGAGCAATCGGCGCGGGTGGCCGCGCGCGAGGCGGCGGCCGCCGGCATCCACTGGACGTTCGCGCCGATGGTCGACATCGGCCGCGACCCGCGCTGGGGCCGCGTGATGGAAGGCGCCGGCGAGGATACGCATCTCGGCTCGAAGATCGCCGTCGCCCGCGTGCGCGGCTTCCAGGGCGCGGCGCTGGGCGCGACCGACCGTGTGATGGCCACCGCCAAGCACTTTGCGGCCTACGGCGCCGCCATTGCCGGCCGGGACTACAACGCGGTGGACATGAGCCCGCAGCAGCTGCATGAAGTCTACCTGCCGCCGTTCAAGGCGGCCGCCGATGCCGGCGTGGCCACCTTCATGAACTCGTTCAACACCTTGAACGGCGTGCCCGCCACCGGCAGCGCCCTGCTGCAGCGCGATATCCTGAAAGGCGAGTGGAAGTACAGGGGCTTCGTCGTCTCCGACTGGGCATCCGTCAAGGAGATGGTGCTGCACGGTTATGCGAAGGACTTGTCCGACGCGGCCGTGAAAGCCATCAATGCCGGCAGCGACATGGACATGGAAGGGGAGGCGTACATCGCCCACCTGGCGCAGGCGGTCAAGGATGGCAAGGTGCCGCAGAAGAACGTGGACGACGCCGTGCGCCGCATCCTGCGCAAGAAGTTCGAGATGGGCCTGTTCGACGATCCGTACCGCTTCTCGGACCCGCAGCGCGAGCAGGCGGTGCTGGCCGACCCCGCGCACCGCGCCATCGCGCGCGACGTGGCCCGCAAGTCGCTCGTGCTGCTGAAGAACGAGAGGAATGTGCTGCCGCTGGCGAAGAACGCCAGGCATATCGCCGTCATCGGCCCGCTGGCCGATTCGCGGCGCGACCTGGAAGGCGGCTGGGTGGTGTCGGATGTGCGCGGCGAGGTCGTCAGCGTCCTGGATGGCATCCGCAACGGAGCGCCTCGTGCGCAGGTCAGCCATGCGGCCGCGTGCGCGCCCGGCTGCGCCACGGCCGAAGGCTTCGACGCGGCCGTCGCCGCCGCCGCCAAGGCCGACGTGATCGTGCTGGCCGTCGGCGAAACGTGGGACATGAGCGGCGAGGCGAAGTCACGTACCGATATCGGCCTTCCCGGACGGCAGACGGAGTTGTTCCAGCGGCTGAAGGCCACCGGCAAGCCGGTCGTCGCCGTGCTGTTCGCTGGCCGGCCGATGATCTTCAACGAGATCGCCGATCACGCCGACGCGATCCTGTACGCGTGGTTCCCGGGCTCCGAGGGCGGCAATGCCGTGGCGGACGTGCTGTTCGGCGACTACAACCCATCCGGCAAGCTGCCCGCGACATTCCCGCGCAACCTGGGCCAGATCCCGATCTCGTACGCCCAGTACAACACGGGCCGCCCCGTCGTGGACGAGAAGGACATCGTCTACCGCTCCGCCTACATCGATTCGCCGAACACGCCGCGCTATGCCTTCGGCCACGGCAAGAGCTATACGGAATTCGGCTACTCGGGCGTGCAGCTGGACCGCACCGTGCTGCGGGCGGGGCAGACGGCCACGCTGTCGTTCGAACTGGAGAACCGCGGCAAGGTGGCCGGCACCGAGATCGCGCAGCTGTACATCCGCGACATGGTGGCGTCCGTCGTGCGCCCGCTGAAGGAATTGAAGGGCTTCGCCAAGGTGCACCTGCAACCGGGCGAACGGCGCCGCGTCACGTTCACGATCGATCGCGACACGCTGGCCTTCTTCAACAGCCAGTTGAAATGGGGCGCCGAGCCCGGCGAATTCAAGCTGATGGTCGGCAGCGCCTCCGACGACGTCCGACTGGAAACCACCCTGCACCTGCAATGA
- a CDS encoding glycoside hydrolase family 2 TIM barrel-domain containing protein: MLNRFSAIAAAALAWHCAACADPALQNIHGRTHQNLDGRWHHIVDPYETGYYDYRRKPYDASEKGTGGYFDDRQPKDKGDVVEYSFDGSPTLAIPGDWNSQDARLEFYEGTVWMRQKFAAAPKADKRYFLYFGAVNYEAHVYLNGKKLGSHKGGFTPFQFEVTGKLNAGQNTVIVKADNKRHQDEIPTVSTDWWNYGGITRDVLLAEVPSTYIADYKVQLARGDARRIEGYVQLDGSQVNQEITVTIPEANVSARVRTDAGGRAAIRIPVGKLRYWSPEDPKLYGVTIASGSDKVEDRIGFRMIATKGRDILLNGKSTFWRGISIHDENPLIPGRLRGTGDMRMLLQWAKDMNCNYVRLAHYPHSEEMIRLADEMGLMVWAEVPVYWTISWENPATLKNAQQQLTELVVRDKNRASVVVWSIGNETPVSEPRNAFMFKLADTVRALDDTRLVGAALEVHRNGNEVTVEDPLADKLDLASFNEYAGWYWASNKDMLDFHFNIPYDKPVIITEFGADALGGFHGDADTRWSEEYQDQLYKNQFRMLEAIPGLRGMTPWILVDFRSPRRPHPYYQDFWNRKGLITQSGKRKLAFHTLKAYYDKKQQQYK, from the coding sequence ATGCTGAACCGGTTTTCCGCCATCGCGGCCGCCGCGCTGGCATGGCATTGCGCGGCGTGCGCCGATCCGGCACTGCAGAACATCCACGGCCGCACGCACCAGAACCTGGACGGACGCTGGCACCACATCGTCGACCCCTATGAAACCGGGTACTACGATTACCGCCGCAAACCCTACGACGCATCGGAAAAGGGCACGGGCGGCTACTTCGACGACCGCCAGCCCAAGGACAAGGGCGACGTGGTCGAATACAGCTTCGATGGCTCGCCCACGCTGGCGATCCCCGGCGACTGGAATTCCCAGGATGCCAGGCTGGAATTCTACGAAGGCACCGTGTGGATGCGGCAGAAATTCGCCGCCGCGCCGAAGGCGGACAAGCGCTATTTCCTGTACTTCGGCGCCGTCAACTATGAAGCGCACGTCTACCTGAACGGCAAAAAACTGGGCAGCCACAAGGGCGGCTTCACACCGTTCCAGTTCGAGGTCACGGGCAAGTTGAACGCCGGGCAGAACACCGTGATCGTCAAGGCGGACAACAAGCGCCACCAGGACGAGATCCCCACCGTCTCCACCGACTGGTGGAACTACGGCGGCATCACGCGCGACGTGCTGCTGGCCGAGGTGCCGTCGACCTATATCGCCGACTACAAGGTGCAGCTGGCCAGGGGCGACGCGCGCCGCATCGAGGGGTATGTGCAGCTCGACGGCAGCCAGGTGAACCAGGAAATCACGGTGACGATCCCCGAGGCGAACGTCTCCGCCAGGGTGCGCACCGACGCCGGCGGCCGCGCGGCCATCCGCATCCCCGTCGGCAAGCTGCGCTACTGGTCCCCGGAAGACCCCAAGCTGTATGGCGTGACGATCGCATCGGGCAGCGACAAGGTGGAAGACCGCATCGGCTTTCGCATGATCGCGACGAAGGGCCGCGACATCCTCCTGAACGGCAAGTCCACGTTCTGGCGTGGCATCTCGATCCACGACGAGAACCCGCTGATTCCCGGGCGCCTGCGCGGCACCGGCGACATGCGCATGCTGCTGCAATGGGCGAAGGACATGAACTGCAACTACGTGCGGCTGGCCCACTATCCGCACAGCGAGGAAATGATACGCCTGGCGGACGAGATGGGCCTGATGGTGTGGGCCGAGGTACCGGTCTACTGGACCATCTCGTGGGAAAACCCTGCAACCCTGAAGAACGCGCAGCAGCAGCTGACGGAGCTGGTGGTGCGCGACAAGAACCGCGCCAGCGTCGTGGTCTGGTCGATCGGGAACGAAACGCCCGTGAGCGAACCGCGCAATGCCTTCATGTTCAAGCTGGCCGACACGGTGCGCGCGCTGGACGATACACGCCTCGTCGGCGCCGCGCTGGAAGTGCACCGCAACGGCAATGAAGTGACCGTGGAAGACCCGCTTGCCGACAAGCTCGACCTGGCCAGCTTCAACGAGTACGCCGGCTGGTACTGGGCCAGCAACAAGGACATGCTGGACTTCCACTTCAACATCCCCTACGACAAGCCGGTGATCATCACCGAGTTCGGCGCCGACGCGCTGGGCGGTTTTCATGGCGATGCCGACACCCGCTGGAGCGAGGAATACCAGGACCAGCTCTACAAGAACCAGTTCCGGATGCTCGAGGCCATTCCCGGCCTGCGCGGCATGACGCCCTGGATCCTCGTGGACTTCCGCTCGCCGCGCCGCCCGCACCCTTACTACCAGGACTTCTGGAACCGCAAGGGCTTGATCACGCAGAGCGGCAAACGAAAACTGGCCTTCCACACGCTGAAGGCTTACTACGACAAGAAACAGCAGCAATATAAATAG